One Nocardia iowensis DNA window includes the following coding sequences:
- a CDS encoding PPOX class F420-dependent oxidoreductase codes for MPTMTTALSPAALEFVNERHLATLTTLRANGTPHVVAVGFTWDPTARIARVITDGASAKVRNVRRGGYAAVSQVAGARWLTLEGPATILDAPDDVTEAERRYADRYRVPRENPTRVVIAIEVQRVMSSRTLAAPDDNAPQQ; via the coding sequence ATGCCGACGATGACCACTGCGCTCTCCCCCGCCGCGCTCGAGTTCGTGAACGAGCGCCACCTCGCGACGTTGACCACGTTGCGGGCGAACGGGACACCGCATGTGGTGGCGGTGGGCTTCACCTGGGATCCGACGGCCCGGATCGCCAGGGTGATCACCGATGGGGCGTCGGCGAAGGTACGCAACGTTCGGCGCGGAGGTTACGCGGCGGTGAGCCAGGTGGCGGGGGCGCGCTGGCTCACCCTGGAAGGCCCGGCGACGATCCTCGACGCTCCGGACGACGTCACCGAGGCGGAACGGCGCTACGCGGACCGCTACCGGGTCCCGCGCGAGAACCCGACCCGCGTGGTCATCGCGATCGAGGTGCAGCGGGTCATGTCCAGCCGCACCCTCGCCGCCCCGGACGATAACGCCCCCCAGCAATAA
- a CDS encoding M24 family metallopeptidase yields the protein MSSHTDSRFAADVYGERLERAVELMRAAHLDALLITPGPDLRYLIGSAAESFERLTCLVIPADGATPSVVIPKLELASLEGSAAGELGLQVLDWVDGTDPYGVVKSALHVGSRVAVADAMPALHLIPLAASFTGLPASATPVLRELRMIKDTAEIDALRRAGAAIDRVHARMGEFLQVGRTEAEVGGDIAAAIVEEGHTEAAFVIVGSGPHGADPHHGMSERRIEAGDVAVIDIGGPVDPGYYSDSTRTYVLGEPDPKIAARFAALERAQAAAVAAVRPGVTAESVDAAARNPLTEAGFGAAFVHRTGHGIGLSVHEEPYIVEGNDLVLQQGMAFSIEPGIYFRGDWGARIEDIVVVTADGCESMNQRPHSLTVL from the coding sequence ATGAGCTCGCATACGGATTCCAGGTTCGCGGCGGACGTTTACGGGGAGCGGTTGGAGCGGGCGGTGGAGCTGATGCGGGCCGCCCATCTGGACGCCTTGTTGATCACTCCGGGCCCGGATCTGCGCTATCTGATCGGATCGGCCGCCGAATCCTTCGAACGGTTGACCTGCCTGGTGATCCCCGCCGACGGTGCGACACCGTCGGTGGTGATTCCGAAGTTGGAACTGGCCTCGCTGGAGGGATCCGCGGCCGGGGAACTGGGTTTGCAGGTGCTGGACTGGGTCGATGGGACCGATCCGTACGGAGTGGTGAAATCCGCGCTGCACGTCGGCTCCCGGGTGGCCGTCGCCGACGCCATGCCCGCCCTGCACCTGATCCCGCTCGCCGCGTCGTTCACCGGCCTGCCCGCCTCCGCCACACCCGTCCTGCGGGAACTGCGGATGATCAAGGACACCGCGGAGATCGACGCGCTGCGCCGCGCGGGTGCCGCGATCGACCGCGTGCACGCCAGGATGGGTGAATTCCTCCAGGTCGGCCGCACCGAGGCGGAGGTCGGCGGGGATATCGCCGCCGCCATCGTCGAGGAGGGCCATACCGAGGCCGCGTTCGTCATCGTCGGCAGCGGCCCGCACGGCGCCGACCCGCACCACGGTATGTCCGAGCGGCGCATCGAGGCCGGCGACGTGGCGGTCATCGACATCGGCGGCCCCGTCGACCCCGGCTACTACTCCGACTCGACCCGCACCTATGTGCTCGGCGAGCCGGACCCGAAGATCGCCGCCCGGTTCGCGGCGCTGGAACGCGCCCAGGCCGCCGCCGTAGCCGCCGTCCGCCCCGGCGTCACCGCCGAGTCGGTGGACGCCGCCGCGCGAAACCCGTTGACCGAGGCCGGTTTCGGTGCGGCATTCGTGCACCGCACCGGCCACGGCATCGGCCTGTCCGTGCACGAAGAGCCCTACATCGTCGAAGGCAACGACCTGGTACTGCAACAGGGCATGGCCTTCAGCATCGAGCCCGGCATCTACTTCCGCGGTGACTGGGGCGCCCGCATCGAAGACATCGTCGTAGTCACCGCGGACGGGTGCGAGTCGATGAATCAGCGTCCCCACTCGCTGACGGTCCTGTAG
- a CDS encoding 5'-3' exonuclease — protein MTSAATPGGPLLLLDGASLWFRAFHAIPEKITAPDGRSVNALRGFTDMVASLITKHAPSRLVVCLDLNWRPTFRVELVPSYKAHRLDTAADAGPGAEEVPDTLTPQVDMILEVLAAAGIATGGAAGLEADDVLGTLATRESTDEVIVVSGDRDLLQLVRDTPSPPVRVLYAGRGLAKAELYGPAEVAAKYGVPLENAGRAYADLATLRGDASDGLPGVAGIGEKSASMLISRFGSLEALVAAVEDPETDLSQGIRAKLRAAEDYLKAAAPVVRVVCDADVELSRPDTLPTTPADPDRLRELATAYNAESPVTRLIKALTTRTA, from the coding sequence GTGACTTCTGCTGCGACTCCCGGTGGACCGCTGTTGCTCCTGGACGGGGCGAGCTTGTGGTTCCGTGCCTTTCACGCGATCCCCGAGAAGATCACCGCGCCCGACGGGCGATCGGTGAACGCGTTGCGCGGGTTCACCGATATGGTCGCGTCGCTGATCACCAAGCACGCGCCGAGCCGTTTGGTGGTGTGCCTCGACCTGAACTGGCGCCCGACCTTCCGCGTAGAACTGGTGCCGTCGTACAAGGCGCACCGGCTCGACACCGCCGCGGACGCGGGCCCCGGCGCCGAAGAGGTACCCGACACGCTGACCCCGCAGGTCGACATGATCCTCGAGGTGCTCGCGGCCGCCGGGATCGCGACCGGCGGCGCGGCGGGGCTGGAAGCCGACGACGTGCTCGGCACGCTGGCCACGCGGGAGAGCACCGACGAGGTGATCGTCGTCAGCGGTGACCGCGACCTGCTGCAGCTCGTCCGTGACACGCCGTCGCCGCCCGTGCGAGTGCTCTACGCAGGCCGCGGACTGGCCAAGGCCGAACTGTACGGACCCGCCGAAGTAGCCGCCAAATACGGTGTGCCGCTGGAGAATGCGGGCCGCGCCTACGCGGACCTGGCCACCCTGCGCGGCGACGCCTCGGACGGCCTGCCCGGCGTAGCGGGCATCGGCGAGAAGTCCGCCTCCATGCTGATCTCCCGATTCGGTTCCCTCGAGGCGCTGGTCGCCGCCGTCGAGGACCCGGAAACCGACCTGTCCCAGGGCATCCGCGCCAAACTCCGTGCCGCGGAAGACTATTTGAAGGCAGCGGCCCCCGTCGTCCGCGTCGTCTGCGACGCCGACGTCGAACTCTCCCGCCCCGACACCCTCCCCACCACCCCCGCCGACCCCGACCGCCTCCGCGAACTAGCCACCGCATACAACGCCGAAAGCCCCGTCACCCGGCTCATCAAAGCCCTCACCACCCGAACCGCCTGA
- a CDS encoding DUF4333 domain-containing protein, giving the protein MSGPFGPNEPGEGRNDPTQQWGGQQTPGGTGPAQPWGGQPQTPASAQPTQQWGEPTPPPQQQWGQQPPQWGQQPNPQWGQQPGQPQWGQGQPQDWQQGQQPQWGQQQPQWGQQPGQPQQSGGKGKGLVIGLVVLGVVVIGAIVALVLVLTSKDKLDQSAVQDGVKKVLTDSYGIQDVSDVACPSGQEVKVDATFNCDLKVSGEAKKVTIKITKEDGTYEVGRPN; this is encoded by the coding sequence ATGAGCGGCCCGTTTGGACCCAACGAACCCGGGGAGGGGCGCAACGATCCCACCCAGCAGTGGGGCGGCCAGCAGACACCCGGCGGCACCGGACCGGCCCAGCCCTGGGGCGGTCAACCGCAGACGCCGGCTTCGGCGCAGCCGACCCAGCAGTGGGGTGAGCCGACGCCGCCCCCGCAGCAACAGTGGGGCCAGCAGCCGCCGCAGTGGGGGCAGCAGCCGAATCCGCAATGGGGCCAGCAGCCCGGCCAGCCACAGTGGGGCCAGGGGCAGCCGCAGGATTGGCAGCAGGGCCAGCAGCCCCAGTGGGGTCAGCAGCAACCGCAGTGGGGCCAGCAGCCCGGCCAGCCGCAACAGTCGGGTGGCAAGGGGAAAGGCCTGGTCATCGGCCTGGTCGTGCTCGGTGTCGTGGTCATCGGTGCCATCGTCGCCCTCGTCCTCGTGCTGACCTCCAAGGACAAGCTGGACCAGTCCGCCGTCCAGGACGGCGTCAAGAAGGTACTCACCGACTCCTACGGCATCCAGGACGTCAGCGACGTCGCCTGCCCGTCCGGCCAGGAAGTCAAGGTCGACGCCACCTTCAACTGCGACCTCAAGGTCAGCGGCGAAGCCAAGAAGGTGACCATCAAGATCACCAAGGAAGACGGAACCTACGAGGTCGGCCGCCCCAACTAG